The Cryptomeria japonica chromosome 9, Sugi_1.0, whole genome shotgun sequence DNA segment CACTCTGGAGACATGTGGAAGAAGAATTTACTACCATATTCTTTTACAGCAAGCATAGATTATGGTATCCTTGATCTCTAATACCCATTGACCAGATGCCCAACCCCAAATCATCAGAGTAAAAACAGATTGCCACCAAcaaaatatttgtatttttagaaCAATATGTAAGCATCATCAGAAGCttctttattttcaaattttctcaTATTAATGCTGGTATGAGCACTTATCTCAATTTATGTGTTTTCCATCTTGTTCTCAAGAGAGATTTACCTcaattttgaaagaatgggtattacAGGTAACATCTTTTGAGGAAGGGGGAATATGCATAGGAACCACTCTTCATCATGTTATAGCAGATGGGAACTCGTGTTGGCATTTCATGAAATCATGGGCAGAGTGTAGCAGAGGCCTCCCGGTTTCGAATCCTCCCCTGCACTGTAGAACAGTCTTCAAACTAGAAAACAAGAAGCCCATTCCCATTTCATACAAACCCCATGACGTAGTAATCAATGGGATTCCAGGGGCTCAGATTTACAAGTTCTTACCAGATGACCTACAACAAAACTCAGAAAAAACTAGTGCTGAACAAGCATTGGAGCTtgaagtgggtattcaaaaatggCTGGGGCACAATACAGAGCCCATATACTCAACCTTCTGCTTTACAGAAAAGATGATCAGAGACCTGAAACAGCAGAACGGGACTTCAAGCTCCTTCATTGCAGTAGCAGCACAGTTTTGGAGATGCCTAACCAGGGCTCGCGAAGTGCCGGATGAAGAACCAGTTGTATTTGCACTTCTGGCCGATTGCAGAAGCCGTGTAAAACCTCCATTGCCTAAGGCTTATTTTGGCAATTGTTTGTCTTCGGGTATTGTTCGTACAGCAGCAAAAACGTTGCTTGGAAACAATCTCTGCTTTGCTGCGAGCCTTATACAGGAGCTCATCAATTTCTGTACCACCGAAGAGCAGATTAAAAATACGGTAGATTGGCTGGAATCTCCTGATAGCGGTTTAGCGTGGTTGTTTCATGAATTTGCAGGGCTTTGTTTTACTAATGTGGTAAGTTCTCACAGGTTTCCAGTTTATGAGATTGACTATGGGTGGGGAAGGCCATTGAATGTGCAGACAGCTTCCATTAATGAAAATGGGGCAATGGTTTTGTTTGCTGCAAAAGATGACGGAGGAAGCATAGTTGTGTCCACTCGCCTTCCTAAACATCAAATGGAAATCTTAACTCATCTCCTCTCTGTTCCCCACTGAAAGATTTAATCTTATTGGCTAAGCTTACTAAAGGAGATTGCATATCTTTGGTTCCATTTAAGCAATTAATTGTAGAGAAGCTTTTCTCCTGAGACCGTTTTAATGAGTTGCAGTCATGTCTACAGTCCGTATTTATTGCTTCACATGATCCGTTGTCAGAATCGGTATAAAACGAGAAATTTTCTAGCTTTGTTTATACATTTTTGGTGTGATCTTTGCTACATTGTGTATTTCTAAACTTTGATACAATTGGCTTTTGTTATCATTATATTCTTGTCTTAATGATAAACTTTCTTACTTTTTTATGTGGAGAGGTATTTATAATGATATCAAAATGTCTTAaacaaaaattcatttttgaaacaatttgacatacaaatgacaggtaaatgcatgaaatgtgCCATGTtccagcttttgtggaggtgttattttattagtCCAAATAAAATTTAGAACCCTCGCTATTTGTCTCCACCTAGATTCAAAGTTTTTTACATGCGGGACttcaatggatttgtattcttgatgtttagtattttagaagaacatttattttaaatataggtatactagtttatATGTTTATGATATGATCTTTTGGTATATTGTGTCtttttaaattttgattacatttttttttggtttttgttcttATTTAATTTGGATATGTAAACTGAAATAAGatatattcattatatttatatacatataatttgatatattgataaatatttatataaatctAAGAATTAAAAAgtaataattaaatttttaatccaaaaaaaaaaactagaatttTAAAATTAAACTAATTAACTAGTTGATTTGCAAGATGATGTTAAGCATTAAAAAATCATTAATTTAGACTTTTATAATTTAAGGTTTATATTAGTTATAAAAGtttgattaaataatattttttattgagatattttaatcaaatttgatttcaaacttataaattaaataattgtatttgTACACCATAATCTTATATTACTTTTAGACATTGTAACAATGTTTAATAAGAGAATGGGGTTTCAACTAATCCTCTTGGATTTCATTATAATAAAATGAATATCAATAATTAAGTCACCATAAACTCATGAAATTCAAATATAATGATGTGTACATTTCTCAATTCATACAAACATTCGAGAAATATGACATATTTCCATGTAGATCCCTTTAATTCAATCGAATCTAAATGTATTATAAATATGAATAAAGCTTTCTTAAGTTTTTGAGATGAAAACCTCATAAAGATGGAAGCACAACCTAATAATTGAGTCATTTTGATTAGGAATATATCCTTCTATCGATAGATCCACTTTTATTGATTTGCCAACAAATAGTCTACTTTAccaagaaaaaaaattgttttatagtTTTTGAGTGAAAGGT contains these protein-coding regions:
- the LOC131043927 gene encoding hydroxycinnamoyltransferase, translated to MEEAQAQVKVHTISTVAPTIPTERHSMFLSNLDLLWLPINNVQRILFYTISPENQYSSIVESLKKSLSSVLVYFYPLAGRLDKGESGRPEIDCNDAGVEFLEASIDMPFSSLERDGFQYKPFFQNLVPKVHPLQDHNCSTPFLSVQVTSFEEGGICIGTTLHHVIADGNSCWHFMKSWAECSRGLPVSNPPLHCRTVFKLENKKPIPISYKPHDVVINGIPGAQIYKFLPDDLQQNSEKTSAEQALELEVGIQKWLGHNTEPIYSTFCFTEKMIRDLKQQNGTSSSFIAVAAQFWRCLTRAREVPDEEPVVFALLADCRSRVKPPLPKAYFGNCLSSGIVRTAAKTLLGNNLCFAASLIQELINFCTTEEQIKNTVDWLESPDSGLAWLFHEFAGLCFTNVVSSHRFPVYEIDYGWGRPLNVQTASINENGAMVLFAAKDDGGSIVVSTRLPKHQMEILTHLLSVPH